A region of Cardinium endosymbiont of Sogatella furcifera DNA encodes the following proteins:
- the rplT gene encoding 50S ribosomal protein L20 → MPRSVHAVASKARKKRVLKLAKGYWGKRKNVWTVAKNAVEKGLLYAYRDRKTKKRTIRSLWIQRINAAARLHGMAYAQFMGKLKQSNMEIDRKALADLAMNHPSAFKAIVQKVA, encoded by the coding sequence ATGCCAAGGTCAGTTCATGCGGTCGCTTCAAAAGCACGTAAAAAGCGGGTATTAAAATTAGCAAAAGGTTACTGGGGCAAAAGAAAAAATGTTTGGACCGTAGCTAAAAATGCAGTTGAAAAAGGACTTTTATATGCTTATAGAGACCGAAAAACAAAAAAAAGAACGATAAGGTCATTGTGGATACAACGCATCAATGCAGCAGCTCGCCTCCATGGCATGGCTTACGCACAGTTCATGGGCAAGCTTAAGCAAAGCAATATGGAGATAGATAGAAAAGCACTAGCCGATCTAGCTATGAACCACCCAAGCGCATTTAAGGCTATTGTACAAAAAGTAGCGTAA
- the rpmI gene encoding 50S ribosomal protein L35: MPKVKTHSGSKKRFQVTGRGKIKRKHAFKNHCLAKHIKSTKQKRHLTHSTLVHTTNVPTIRKLLAI; the protein is encoded by the coding sequence ATGCCAAAAGTTAAAACACATTCTGGTTCAAAAAAAAGATTTCAGGTGACAGGTAGAGGCAAGATTAAGCGAAAGCATGCTTTTAAAAACCATTGCCTGGCAAAGCACATTAAAAGCACAAAGCAAAAAAGACACCTTACACACAGTACACTGGTGCATACAACCAATGTACCCACTATTCGTAAACTGCTCGCTATCTAG
- the infC gene encoding translation initiation factor IF-3, which translates to MKNIIKETHNVNERIAASEVRLVGDNVVAGVYSIREALAIAATQELDLVEIAQGSDFPVCKVMDYAKFKYLQKRKHKEIKSNAQKVVIKEIRFGPNTSDHDFDFKLKHAINFLQGGAKVKVCVKFVGREIMFKERGELILLRFSQGLEAYGRVEQLPKLEGRKMSLTIAPLAGKK; encoded by the coding sequence TTGAAAAACATAATAAAAGAAACCCATAATGTAAACGAGCGTATCGCTGCATCAGAGGTACGTTTGGTTGGTGATAATGTCGTTGCCGGTGTGTATAGCATTCGTGAAGCCTTGGCCATTGCCGCAACGCAAGAGCTGGACTTAGTAGAAATTGCGCAAGGCAGTGATTTCCCTGTTTGTAAGGTAATGGATTATGCTAAATTCAAATACTTGCAAAAACGAAAACATAAGGAGATCAAAAGTAATGCGCAAAAAGTCGTCATAAAGGAAATCCGCTTTGGCCCCAATACAAGTGATCATGACTTTGATTTTAAGTTAAAACATGCCATTAACTTTTTACAAGGAGGAGCTAAAGTTAAGGTCTGTGTTAAATTTGTAGGCAGGGAGATTATGTTTAAAGAAAGAGGCGAACTCATCTTACTTAGATTTTCACAAGGATTAGAGGCCTATGGAAGGGTAGAGCAATTGCCTAAACTAGAAGGCAGAAAAATGAGCCTCACCATAGCGCCCTTAGCAGGTAAAAAATAG